A single Phoenix dactylifera cultivar Barhee BC4 chromosome 1, palm_55x_up_171113_PBpolish2nd_filt_p, whole genome shotgun sequence DNA region contains:
- the LOC120112904 gene encoding translation initiation factor IF-2-like yields MDYKERARRCLRAQEEAEKKLAEAELQKEELLLRVGASEDEVQIQTAEFEEERAAHALTRSEVRAAEARLAEAQSLLVAREQEIKNMKLKAKQLEARENEAREQAQSAIQLFRESEEFRDLLEEEAVNGLIQGFNDFRNQLRRLCPDFDLDLLQPGAGVEESEAGDSVEAGTRAVEEAAQEAEAAAEEGPAGAPEAALEVAEDGRAETFATEEPAVAEGSAGVPEAAPEATEDSGAEGIPAAGAALAP; encoded by the coding sequence ATGGATTACAAGGAACGAGCTCGTCGGTGTCTGCGGGCGCAAGAAGAGGCCGAGAAAAAGCTGGCAGAGGCCGAGCTCCAAAaggaggagcttttgcttagagTGGGGGCCAGCGAGGACGAGGTCCAAATTCAGACCGCGGAGTTCGAGGAAGAAAGGGCCGCTCACGCTCTGACTAGATCAGAGGTGCGGGCCGCCGAGGCTCGTTTGGCCGAGGCACAGTCCTTGCTCGTCGCCCGCGAGCAGgaaataaagaacatgaagctGAAGGCCAAGCAACTCGAAGCTCGGGAGAACGAGGCCCGGGAGCAGGCCCAGAGCGCCATTCAACTCTTTCGTGAGTCAGAAGAGTTCCGCGACCTGCTCGAAGAGGAAGCCGTGAACGGGCTCATCCAAGGCTTCAACGACTTCCGTAATCAACTGAGGCGGCTCTGCCCTGATTTCGACCTCGACTTGCTTCAACCGGGAGCGGGGGTCGAGGAGTCCGAGGCAGGTGACTCGGTTGAGGCGGGGACTCGGGCGGTTGAAGAAGCCGCTCAAGAGGCTGAGGCCGCTGccgaggaaggtccggcgggaGCACCCGAGGCTGCTCTCGAGGTTGCTGAGGACGGCCGGGCCGAGACCTTCGCCACGGAGGAACCAGCCGTTGCCGAGGGCTCGGCGGGAGTTCCCGAAGCTGCCCCCGAAGCTACCGAGGACAGTGGGGCCGAAGGGATTCCAGCTGCTGGTGCCGCGCTCGCCCCCtag